A stretch of DNA from Nitrospinota bacterium:
TGCTGGTCAATTCCAAGGCGGGAGCCGAGAGGGAAGAGTACCGCGTTGAGCTAAAGAGAATGATAAACAAGATGAAGGCCGCCCACTATGGCCTGCTGAATGGAGACAAAGAACTCGGTCTGCCGGGAAATCCTTCGCAACGGGTAAGGGATATATATTTTGCTCCCCCTTTAATGCTTGACAGGCAGGTGATGGAATTTACCACACATGCCATGGACCTCGCGGAATCACCTGACGGAGAGATGGCGCCCGAAAATTTTCACTTCTACCACGTCAACAAAGAGGCTCCAACAAGACTTTTGAAATCGCTTGATGAAGCTGTAAAGGCTTACCAGGAAGAGAGCGAATCCGAGATAGAGAAGTTGCATACCGCGGTTGACTCGATAGTCGGAATTATCATTTTTGCTCTGGTCCTAATAGGGCGATTCATGTTTCGCCCGATGGTAAAGAGCGTCGAAGAAGAGACCGAAAAGCTGATGCTGGCTGAGGAGAGAACAAGGTTAATAGTGAAATCCATCGGCGAAGGGATAGTTACCATAGATTCAAACAGGACGATCCTTTTTGTGAACGAAGAGCTTTGCAGGAATTTCGGGTACGAAGAACATGAGCTTCTGGGAGAAGATATGGAAATTCTATTTTGCCAGGATCCCAAGCTGAATAATGACGATGAGGAGCTGATAAAGTCGGTATTGAACATTTCCAGGGAGAATATGCACAAGTGGGTAGCTTTGACCGGGAGAAGAAAGAATGGGACCTGCTTCGATATAGAAATCCGTATTGAGGAAACGAAAATGCGTATGGGGGGGAGTACCTACTTTACAGCGGCGATAAGGGACATTACCGAGAGGGTTAAATCCGAAAGCACCCAGCGCAAGCTGAAGAACGCCATCGAAAAGATGGGTGAAATGGTTTTGATAACCGACTCGGAAGGGATTATCGAGTATGTAAATCCGGCATTCGAAAGGATCACCGGGTATTCGCGCGACGAAGTGCTGGGAAAGAATCCGCGAATCTTGAAATCAGGCACACATCCGGCAACATTCTATAAGGATCTATGGGCTACCGTTAAATCGGGGAAAATCTGGAAAAACGAGCTCGTCAACAAGCGGAAATCCGGGGAACTTTACCATGAGGAGATGACGATATCTCCTATTATGGACAATAGGAACAGGGTGATGAATTTTGTCGCCAACAAAAGGGATATAACCAATCGCAAAAAGGCGGAGAATGCGCTGAAGCAGACGGCAGAGTATGTAAAGCTGATGCACGATATCACAATTACATGCAATGAATATTTCACCGTGAACGAAGCGATGAAGGTGTTTCTAGACAAGATATGCGAATATACCGGCTGGCCGGTGGGGCATGTGTTTTTCCCGAATGCCGAAGGGAAACTTGTTTCCTCCGGAGTGTGGCATATGAATAATCCGGCAGAGTTCGATTACCTGAGAAAGATATCGGAAGCATTGGTTTTCGAGCCGGGATTTGGGATACCGGGGAGGGTATTGGAAACACGTGAGCTTGAATGGGTTGAGGATTTGTCGGTAGCAGATGAAAAATATCCCAGGGGACATCAGGCGAATATTGAAAACATCAAACTTGGCGTCAAAGGGGCGTTTGCGTTTCCGGTTATTGAAGGGGACAGGGTAGTTGCCGTTCTCGAATTCTTCTCAAGGGAGACAAAAAAACCGGATCCCCTTCTCCTTGAGGTGATTGCCAACCTTGCCTATCAGCTTGGCAGGGTTACGGAGAGGAAACGGATTGAGGAAGAGCTGGGGAATTATACAAATAAGCTGGAAAAGGCGCTTTACCGGGCTGAAGATGTGCTGAACTCCCTTGCCAAAAGGCCAAGCCTGATGCCGTATTTCGAAGTCTCGCCGATGTACCTCTACAGGCGCACTATCGGCGGAGGAGACAACCTGAGGTGGGTGATGTTCCCTTCCAGGTATGCAGGTCTCTTCCTGCACGATGTTTCCGGCCATGACATAGAAGAGACCCTTCTCAATATACTTACTACGGCGATAGTAGACGACCACAAGGTGAACAGGAAGAGGAATGCCGTGAGCGAACCATCCATGCTTTTAAACAGTATGAATGAACACCTTCTTCGCTACTGCGAAGGGACCAGCCATTTTGTAACAGCGGTATATCTGTTGATGGATTACGAAAACCGCCAGGTGAAATTTTCCCTGGCTGGTCATCCGAAGCCGTGGCTGATAGATGCAGACGGTTCTTCCCGGCAAATCGGGGAAAACGCCTACTTTCTTGGACAGCTCAAGGTCAGTCAGAACGCTGACGGCAGATTCAAGGATGTTACCGTGAACTTGAAACCGGGGCAGACGATTCTGCTGTGCAGTGACGGTTTGATGGAGCAGAAAAACGATGAAGGGATCATGTTCTCCGAAATATTTGTCTCTTCAATACTCAAAAACCTGTCCGGGAAATCTCCCACCGAGGCATGGAGATACATCAAGGATGAATTTCAAAGTCATGCTGGCGGAGTGTCTGTTGAGGATGATGTTTCCTTTATAGTAATAGGTGCGAGACCGGAAGAGAGTTACCGCAAGAGCAGCTTTATGCCGGGAAAGGTCTTGCTGGAGATCATCAGGAAAAGCGTTTTATCCCAAAAAATACTTGTACTGGATGATGCGGATAAACTTCATTTAACGAAAAAGAAATTGCCGCATGGAAAAGCAAAAGTTATTAACGATATTTCAGAATCGTACAAGCATATTATTGAAGAACTTTTTGCCGAGGAATGGCCAAAGCAGAAAATAAATCATATTTCGATGGCGGTAAGCGAAATGGTAATGAACGCCATCCTGCATGGCAATCTGTGCCAGGAAAATTATGAGATAGACATTTCATACATACTTAACGGGGAATTGCTTGAAATATGCGTATCCGATGAGGGGCTGGGATTTGATGGGAACAAGGTAGCGCAAAGCATAAGAGAGGAAGACGTTTTACAACCGCATGGCAGAGGACTTCACATGGTGGAGCTTTTCGCGGAAGAGATGTATTTCAGCCAGTCCGGCAATAAGTGCTGGGCGATTTTCAGAAAAGAGGGGAAATCTTTGGGCGCAGAGATCCAGGGGAATGTTATTTTTTAGCTGATGCTGGCCTGTTGAGAGTCTTTATAAACCCGGAAGAGAGGCTGAAGGTGCTAGGCGCACAAATCATGAGGAATAAGATGTTATTAGTCCATAAATAAAACAGCTCTTCTGCTGTAACCAAATGTTTATGAACAGGTTACAATTA
This window harbors:
- a CDS encoding PAS domain S-box protein produces the protein MTRRYILALGIIALLAVLMSFFLNRVITSQQTTAAVINISGGQRMLSQRIIYYSVMLVNSKAGAEREEYRVELKRMINKMKAAHYGLLNGDKELGLPGNPSQRVRDIYFAPPLMLDRQVMEFTTHAMDLAESPDGEMAPENFHFYHVNKEAPTRLLKSLDEAVKAYQEESESEIEKLHTAVDSIVGIIIFALVLIGRFMFRPMVKSVEEETEKLMLAEERTRLIVKSIGEGIVTIDSNRTILFVNEELCRNFGYEEHELLGEDMEILFCQDPKLNNDDEELIKSVLNISRENMHKWVALTGRRKNGTCFDIEIRIEETKMRMGGSTYFTAAIRDITERVKSESTQRKLKNAIEKMGEMVLITDSEGIIEYVNPAFERITGYSRDEVLGKNPRILKSGTHPATFYKDLWATVKSGKIWKNELVNKRKSGELYHEEMTISPIMDNRNRVMNFVANKRDITNRKKAENALKQTAEYVKLMHDITITCNEYFTVNEAMKVFLDKICEYTGWPVGHVFFPNAEGKLVSSGVWHMNNPAEFDYLRKISEALVFEPGFGIPGRVLETRELEWVEDLSVADEKYPRGHQANIENIKLGVKGAFAFPVIEGDRVVAVLEFFSRETKKPDPLLLEVIANLAYQLGRVTERKRIEEELGNYTNKLEKALYRAEDVLNSLAKRPSLMPYFEVSPMYLYRRTIGGGDNLRWVMFPSRYAGLFLHDVSGHDIEETLLNILTTAIVDDHKVNRKRNAVSEPSMLLNSMNEHLLRYCEGTSHFVTAVYLLMDYENRQVKFSLAGHPKPWLIDADGSSRQIGENAYFLGQLKVSQNADGRFKDVTVNLKPGQTILLCSDGLMEQKNDEGIMFSEIFVSSILKNLSGKSPTEAWRYIKDEFQSHAGGVSVEDDVSFIVIGARPEESYRKSSFMPGKVLLEIIRKSVLSQKILVLDDADKLHLTKKKLPHGKAKVINDISESYKHIIEELFAEEWPKQKINHISMAVSEMVMNAILHGNLCQENYEIDISYILNGELLEICVSDEGLGFDGNKVAQSIREEDVLQPHGRGLHMVELFAEEMYFSQSGNKCWAIFRKEGKSLGAEIQGNVIF